The nucleotide sequence AGCAGTGAAAAGCCCACAGGCTGCAGGCCGAGGACTTGAAGCGGATAGCCCGGCCCTTAGGGACACACCCAAACAAATCTCTTTATGGTTAATATTATAACAGTTTTTGATAGAATCTGCCAGATAATGTCGATTCAGCTGTATTATCTTGCTGTTGGTCCAAATCAACAATGATATGTTGAATAAGCTGAATTTTGACGTTGGGGATATTCTTTTCAATATACAAAGTGTTGAAAAGACATAAGACCCGAAGACCTTTTGTGCATAACCTTTGACGGTTACAAATCCATTAAAATGAAGTTAACCCCTGTATTTTTATTCCTGTTTGTTTTGGGATTTGCTTTTGCGCAACGCCCAGCACAGGGACCTATGTCCAAAAAGCGGTTTAATCCCGAAAAAATGGGCTATAAATTGGTATGGGAAGATAACTTTAGGGGCAAAACTTTGGATACTACAAAATGGACCGTAAGAGGAGTGGGGCCAAGGGCCATAGCTTATGTGTCCGAGGAAGCGGTAAAAGTGGAAAAAGGATATCTAAAATTATATGCCCTTAAAAAAGGAGACTCTCTCTTGGGCAGTGCCGTAGGTACCCAAGGTAAGTTTATGTCCAAATATGGCTATTACGAATGTAGGGCCAAATTACAAAAATCACAGGGGGTTTGGGCTGCATTTTGGTTACAATCCCCCCAGATAAGCCAAGGGGAGGATCCGTCCAAATATGGGGCTGAAATAGATGTAATGGAGTTTTTTAAAAAATTGGGGACCGATATAGTATCGCACAATGTGCATTGGGCCTATGGGCCCTATCAGCAATCTACCAAGGGAATGCAGAGTTACCGCAGAGGGGTAAGTTTGTGGTTTCATACTTTTGGATTGGAATGGTTTCCCGACAGATATATTTTTTATGTTGATGGGTATAAATATTATGAGGTTACGGTAGGAATCTCCAATATTGAGGAATATATGATCTTAAGCATGGAATACCCGGGAAAAAAGGAAGAGATATTAAAAACGATTTTCCCCGATGTATTTATGGTCGATTACGTTAAGGTTTACCAAAAAGAGGAGGGTTATTAATTGGGTATAAATAAGTTTATTTAAATTTGCAAGCTTTTGAAACTGAGGTTTTAGAAGGAATATTTTAAAAATGAAACCATGAAAATAGCCCTACTACAAGAATCTGACGTAAACCCTGATATGGAACAGCAACTGGCCGGATTGTTCCGCCAATTGAATGCGGATATAAAACAGATGAACCTGAAACAGGTGCTCGACCCTGAAAATCCTATTTGCCTAGTATATTGTAAGGAAGGTGATAAGGTATTGGGAATGGCTTTGATGTGCACTTATACCGTTATATCGGGGTTTAAGGGCTGGGTTGAGGATGTGGTTGTAGATGTGGAACACCGGGGTAAGGGTTTAGGCCGAAAATTAATGGAGAAATTGGTAGAATTGGGAAAGGAAAAAGGCCTTACCGAAATCCTTCTTTTTAGCGCGGATAAGCGAATAGAAGCCATTAATCTATATAAAAGTTTGGGTTTTAAAGAAAAGGAAAGTCGTATTTACGTGCTTAAAACCGAATCTTTGATTAAAAAGGGTTAAAACCTTAGGCGTTATACTATTGTCGGCAGCCTAGAAATTTACAGCCACAGATAATATT is from Arenibacter algicola and encodes:
- a CDS encoding glycoside hydrolase family 16 protein, whose protein sequence is MKLTPVFLFLFVLGFAFAQRPAQGPMSKKRFNPEKMGYKLVWEDNFRGKTLDTTKWTVRGVGPRAIAYVSEEAVKVEKGYLKLYALKKGDSLLGSAVGTQGKFMSKYGYYECRAKLQKSQGVWAAFWLQSPQISQGEDPSKYGAEIDVMEFFKKLGTDIVSHNVHWAYGPYQQSTKGMQSYRRGVSLWFHTFGLEWFPDRYIFYVDGYKYYEVTVGISNIEEYMILSMEYPGKKEEILKTIFPDVFMVDYVKVYQKEEGY
- a CDS encoding GNAT family N-acetyltransferase; protein product: MKIALLQESDVNPDMEQQLAGLFRQLNADIKQMNLKQVLDPENPICLVYCKEGDKVLGMALMCTYTVISGFKGWVEDVVVDVEHRGKGLGRKLMEKLVELGKEKGLTEILLFSADKRIEAINLYKSLGFKEKESRIYVLKTESLIKKG